The genomic interval TCACCGCGGGCACGGTGGTGCTCTCGGCCGGGGCAGAGGGCAGCGCCGAGATCCTGCTGCGGTCCGGCGTCGGGCCCGCCGAGCACCTGACCGACGTCGGCATCGACGTCGTGGCCGACCTGCCCGTGGGCGAGAACCTGCACGACCACTGGCTCGTGCCGGTGATCTTCTCGACCGGGCGCGAGGTCGAGCCCCCGGCCCCGCAGCGCAGCGTGACACAGACGCACTGGTTCTGGCGCTCCTCCCCCGACCTCGACGTGCCGGACACGCAACCGATCACCTTCTCCGTGCCGATGCTCGAGCCCGACATGGAGCCGATCCCGTGGGGCTTCACGCTCGCGGCAGGCGTGGTCGCCACCAAGTCGCGCGGCACCGTGCGCCTCGCCTCCGCCGACCCCGCGGACGGGCTGCTCATCGACCCGCAGGTGCTCTCCGACGAGCGTGACGTCGCCGCGCTGCTCGCCTCGGTGAAACAGTGCCTCGAGGTCGCCGCCCAGCCCGCGCTGGCCGAGGACTGGAAGGCCCGGCCGCACTACCCGTCGGCCGGGCTGAGCGACGAGGACCTCGTCGCGTACGTCCGCCAGCGCGTCATCACCTACCACCACCAGGTGGGCACCTGCCGCATGGGAACCGACGAGCGGGCCGTCGTCGACCCGACCCTGCGCGTGCGGGGGCTCGACGGGCTCGTGGTCGCAGACGCCTCCATCATGCCCACCGTGACGACCGGCAACACCAACGCGCCCGCAGCGGTCATCGGAGAGAAGGCGGCCGACTTCCTGATCTCGTGATCCGTCGTCTCGGCTCATCCCCGGGGCCGCGGGCGGCCTCCGGGTGGCGCTGCCGCGACCGGCCGACCTGTACGGCGATCGACTCTGGCGCGCTCTGGCGGACTTCGCGCGTTGTCAACCTGTCTGGAGTCGTTGGAGTTCGCTCCGGTCGCGCGCGCTGCGCGCGCCTACGGTTCTACCCCACCGTGCGCCCTGGGCCTGCGTCCGGAACGGTGCGCGAGCACGACGGTCCGAAGGCCATAGCCGAGCAGCGCGATGCCTGCGACCGTCGTGGCATGCGGCGCCCATTCCGCTCCTGTCAGGCGCCCCACCCAGGGCACCGAGTACAGGACCTTCCCCATGACCTGGTCGGCGACGATCGGCTCGTCGGGCGCACTGTTGGCGTCGCCCTGGGTGGTGAGGCCGTGCACGCCGTCGCGCCCGAGCGTGAGCCCCGTGACGCGGTGCGTGACGAGCGTCGGGTCCGCGGAGACCGGCTGGAACGTGACGACGTCGCCGATCTGGAGCCGGTCGGCGGGAGTCGGCCGGACGACGACGAGGTCGCCTGGCGCGAGCGCGGGTTCCATCGACCCGGAGAGCACGGTGAGCGGGACGGCACCGAGCACCCGGGGGATCCCGCTGACCAGCGCGACCAGGACGGTGAGGCCGAGCAGCAGCACTGTGAGCAGGGCCGTCGTGATCGAGCGCGCTCTTCGGGCGCCGCTCACGGGGCACCCTGCCCGGTGGGTTCGTGAGCGCCGGGCGTCGTGGCGCTGCGGGGTGTGTCGACGAGGGTGGTCTCGTGCGACGCGCTGGCGAGGTGTCGGCCGCGAGTGAAGAAGTCGACGAACTCGTAGGCGTCGGCCGCGAGCGTGACCGTCGCGAGCAGCGACGCTCTGACCCGCAGGGTGACTGTGAAGTCGGTGATCCGGGACGTGTCGTAGAAGAGGTGGAGGCCGTGCCCCGAGACGTCCGGTTGCCCCGAGATTCCCGTGACCGTCCAGTGGCTCTCCGGTGCGTCCTGCGGGGTCCAGGCGAGCTGGATCCATGCGACGCTCCACGGGCCGTGCGCGGTGACGGTGAAGTCGATGGTGCACCA from Xylanimonas allomyrinae carries:
- a CDS encoding GMC family oxidoreductase, with amino-acid sequence MTYREETAMTEYDVLVVGAGTAGSIVGRRLADAGRTVAILEAGGTNRDDAVQDVSRLLQLWHTEKDWDYFTVPQQHAAGRRLHLPRGKVLGGSHSLNAAIWVRCAPQDFDGWAAEGCTGWSWADVEPVYRRIEDWHGDADPARGTDGPLPVAPNEPLHPVQQSILKAAGQAGLPVNADYNVGPLDGIAVQQVTVAGGERITTWDAYAAPAVAEGRLTLLTGALVHRVLFDGARATGVELADGQVLTAGTVVLSAGAEGSAEILLRSGVGPAEHLTDVGIDVVADLPVGENLHDHWLVPVIFSTGREVEPPAPQRSVTQTHWFWRSSPDLDVPDTQPITFSVPMLEPDMEPIPWGFTLAAGVVATKSRGTVRLASADPADGLLIDPQVLSDERDVAALLASVKQCLEVAAQPALAEDWKARPHYPSAGLSDEDLVAYVRQRVITYHHQVGTCRMGTDERAVVDPTLRVRGLDGLVVADASIMPTVTTGNTNAPAAVIGEKAADFLIS
- a CDS encoding signal peptidase I produces the protein MSGARRARSITTALLTVLLLGLTVLVALVSGIPRVLGAVPLTVLSGSMEPALAPGDLVVVRPTPADRLQIGDVVTFQPVSADPTLVTHRVTGLTLGRDGVHGLTTQGDANSAPDEPIVADQVMGKVLYSVPWVGRLTGAEWAPHATTVAGIALLGYGLRTVVLAHRSGRRPRAHGGVEP